A window from Festucalex cinctus isolate MCC-2025b chromosome 4, RoL_Fcin_1.0, whole genome shotgun sequence encodes these proteins:
- the LOC144017445 gene encoding caprin-1-like isoform X1, with translation MPSAMVGNNGVQSAIPEVGNRSQSDAMKQVLGVLEKKVRNMEKKKSKLDDYQARKSKGESLNQDQLEALSKYQEILTNIEFARELQKSFLTLGQEIQKTLKKTARRQQLQREEMEQRRLKTVLELQFLLDQLGDDNVRKDVKRPDASGSSLLTDDDLSSLDEFYKLVGPDRNCDIRLTEQYEEASMHLWELLEGKDKPVAGTSYKSLKDIMDKLLQSGYFDRAPSGPNGTCEEEEEVVEEKQTTVEDSNAGEQPSEPEATVTENHPQPVQLETTEFVNRQFIPESTYSSPDTEHVEEWSVDVQMVNSLQQQPPAQLPPEPSAAVNHVSPSPLTDPVIRKQAVQDLMAQMQGTYNFMQDSVLDFDGQALDPAIVSAQPMKPVQTVDLQQLACASSHSESRLPPMSAVAGPKETSQAAMSLSSEQSSASCSLSSAFPPASKPPHSGGINVNAAPFQSVQAVFNMSAPAPPAGQAAPRKPTQFPGGYGQSFSGQSEPAVDQPDIPQETLQSVVAGFQPQAQVMPSPVAHEDASASAGFGQSGQSFYNTRAVPRGGARNSRGAINGYRGSSNGFRGGYEGYRPPFSNPPSSGYGQNQFNTGARDYSTNNYQREGYQQGYKRGSAQGPRGLSRGNVQAMRS, from the exons ATGCCTTCAGCGATGGTTGGCAACAATGGTGTCCAGTCTGCCATTCCAGAGGTTGGAAACAGGAGTCAGTCTGATGCCATGAAGCAAGTTCTTGGTGTGCTCGAAAAGAAGGTTCGcaacatggagaaaaaaaag TCCAAACTGGATGACTACCAAGCAAGGAAGAGCAAAGGTGAAAGCCTGAATCAGGATCAGCTG GAGGCCTTATCAAAGTACCAGGAGATCCTCACCAATATAGAGTTTGCTAGAGAGCTGCAGAAGAGCtttctgacgcttggccaagaG ATTCAGAAGACGTTGAAGAAAACTGCAAGACGCCAACAGCTGCAGCGAGAGGAAATGGAGCAACGGCGACTGAAGACGGTTTTGGAGCTGCAATTTTTGTTGGACCAGTTGGGAGACGACAACGTCAGGAAGGATGTGAAGCGGCCTGATGCTTCGGGCTCCTCGTTGCTCACGGATGACGACCTTTCATCTCTCGACGAGTTCTACAAACTTGTCGGACCCGATCGCAACTGTGACATCAG GTTGACTGAACAATATGAAGAGGCCTCAATGCACTTGTGGGAACTGCTTGAGGGCAAGGACAAGCCTGTGGCAGGAACCTCAT ACAAGTCGCTGAAGGACATCATGGACAAGTTGCTACAGAGTGGCTACTTTGACAGAGCGCCAAGTGGTCCAAATGGAACAtgtgaggaggaagaggaggtggtAGAGGAGAAGCAAACGACAGTGGAGGATTCTAACGCGGGGGAGCAACCATCTGAACCTG AAGCAACAGTTACTGAAAATCATCCTCAGCCAGTGCAACTGGAAACCACAGAG tttgtaaatAGGCAGTTCATCCCGGAAAGCACTTACAGCAGTCCAGACACAGAGCATGTGGAGGAGTGGTCAGTGGACGTGCAG ATGGTGAATTCCCTCCAGCAGCAGCCCCCTGCCCAGCTGCCCCCAGAACCGAGCGCCGCTGTCAATCACGTCAGTCCATCTCCGTTGACTGACCCGGTCATCAGAAAGCAGGCGGTGCAAGACCTCATGGCCCAGATGCAAGGGacatataatttcatgcag GACTCCGTGTTGGATTTTGATGGCCAGGCCCTGGACCCGGCCATTGTGTCAGCCCAGCCCATGAAGCCCGTGCAGACTGTTGACCTCCAACAGTTAGCATGTGCGTCAT CTCACTCAGAGTCCAGACTTCCTCCGATGAGTGCGGTGGCAGGACCAAAGGAAACCTCACAA GCTGCCATGTCTCTGTCTTCTGAGCAGTCGTCTGCCTCTTGTTCCCTGTCCTCTGCCTTCCCACCTGCCTCCAAACCCCCCCACAGTGGTGGCATAAATGTCAATGCTGCGCCTTTCCAATCAGTGCAAGCG GTATTTAATATGAGCGCACCTGCGCCACCAGCCGGCCAAGCAGCCCCTCGAAAGCCGACCCAGTTTCCTGGAGGCTATGGACAGAGTTTTAGTGGGCAGTCCGAGCCTGCTGTGGACCAGCCTGACATCCCACAGGAGACATTACAATCTG TAGTTGCCGGGTTCCAGCCCCAAGCACAAGTCATGCCTTCACCAGTGGCACATGAAGACGCGTCGGCCAGTGCAGGCTTCGGCCAGTCGGGCCAGTCCTTCTACAACACCAGGGCCGTGCCTCGAGGCGGCGCAAGGAACAGCAGAGGCGCCATCAACGGCTACAGAGGCTCCTCCAATGGATTTCGAG GGGGATATGAAGGTTACCGCCCTCCTTTTTCTAACCCTCCAAGCAGTGGTTATGGTCAAAACCAATTCAACACGGGGGCCCGAGACTACTCAACCAACAACTATCAGAGG GAGGGCTACCAACAAGGTTACAAACGGGGATCTGCCCAAGGACCTCGAGGATTGTCTCGAGGTAATGTTCAAGCAATGCGATCCTAA
- the LOC144017445 gene encoding caprin-1-like isoform X2 yields MPSAMVGNNGVQSAIPEVGNRSQSDAMKQVLGVLEKKVRNMEKKKSKLDDYQARKSKGESLNQDQLEALSKYQEILTNIEFARELQKSFLTLGQEIQKTLKKTARRQQLQREEMEQRRLKTVLELQFLLDQLGDDNVRKDVKRPDASGSSLLTDDDLSSLDEFYKLVGPDRNCDIRLTEQYEEASMHLWELLEGKDKPVAGTSYKSLKDIMDKLLQSGYFDRAPSGPNGTCEEEEEVVEEKQTTVEDSNAGEQPSEPEATVTENHPQPVQLETTEFVNRQFIPESTYSSPDTEHVEEWSVDVQMVNSLQQQPPAQLPPEPSAAVNHVSPSPLTDPVIRKQAVQDLMAQMQGTYNFMQDSVLDFDGQALDPAIVSAQPMKPVQTVDLQQLACASSHSESRLPPMSAVAGPKETSQAAMSLSSEQSSASCSLSSAFPPASKPPHSGGINVNAAPFQSVQAVFNMSAPAPPAGQAAPRKPTQFPGGYGQSFSGQSEPAVDQPDIPQETLQSVAGFQPQAQVMPSPVAHEDASASAGFGQSGQSFYNTRAVPRGGARNSRGAINGYRGSSNGFRGGYEGYRPPFSNPPSSGYGQNQFNTGARDYSTNNYQREGYQQGYKRGSAQGPRGLSRGNVQAMRS; encoded by the exons ATGCCTTCAGCGATGGTTGGCAACAATGGTGTCCAGTCTGCCATTCCAGAGGTTGGAAACAGGAGTCAGTCTGATGCCATGAAGCAAGTTCTTGGTGTGCTCGAAAAGAAGGTTCGcaacatggagaaaaaaaag TCCAAACTGGATGACTACCAAGCAAGGAAGAGCAAAGGTGAAAGCCTGAATCAGGATCAGCTG GAGGCCTTATCAAAGTACCAGGAGATCCTCACCAATATAGAGTTTGCTAGAGAGCTGCAGAAGAGCtttctgacgcttggccaagaG ATTCAGAAGACGTTGAAGAAAACTGCAAGACGCCAACAGCTGCAGCGAGAGGAAATGGAGCAACGGCGACTGAAGACGGTTTTGGAGCTGCAATTTTTGTTGGACCAGTTGGGAGACGACAACGTCAGGAAGGATGTGAAGCGGCCTGATGCTTCGGGCTCCTCGTTGCTCACGGATGACGACCTTTCATCTCTCGACGAGTTCTACAAACTTGTCGGACCCGATCGCAACTGTGACATCAG GTTGACTGAACAATATGAAGAGGCCTCAATGCACTTGTGGGAACTGCTTGAGGGCAAGGACAAGCCTGTGGCAGGAACCTCAT ACAAGTCGCTGAAGGACATCATGGACAAGTTGCTACAGAGTGGCTACTTTGACAGAGCGCCAAGTGGTCCAAATGGAACAtgtgaggaggaagaggaggtggtAGAGGAGAAGCAAACGACAGTGGAGGATTCTAACGCGGGGGAGCAACCATCTGAACCTG AAGCAACAGTTACTGAAAATCATCCTCAGCCAGTGCAACTGGAAACCACAGAG tttgtaaatAGGCAGTTCATCCCGGAAAGCACTTACAGCAGTCCAGACACAGAGCATGTGGAGGAGTGGTCAGTGGACGTGCAG ATGGTGAATTCCCTCCAGCAGCAGCCCCCTGCCCAGCTGCCCCCAGAACCGAGCGCCGCTGTCAATCACGTCAGTCCATCTCCGTTGACTGACCCGGTCATCAGAAAGCAGGCGGTGCAAGACCTCATGGCCCAGATGCAAGGGacatataatttcatgcag GACTCCGTGTTGGATTTTGATGGCCAGGCCCTGGACCCGGCCATTGTGTCAGCCCAGCCCATGAAGCCCGTGCAGACTGTTGACCTCCAACAGTTAGCATGTGCGTCAT CTCACTCAGAGTCCAGACTTCCTCCGATGAGTGCGGTGGCAGGACCAAAGGAAACCTCACAA GCTGCCATGTCTCTGTCTTCTGAGCAGTCGTCTGCCTCTTGTTCCCTGTCCTCTGCCTTCCCACCTGCCTCCAAACCCCCCCACAGTGGTGGCATAAATGTCAATGCTGCGCCTTTCCAATCAGTGCAAGCG GTATTTAATATGAGCGCACCTGCGCCACCAGCCGGCCAAGCAGCCCCTCGAAAGCCGACCCAGTTTCCTGGAGGCTATGGACAGAGTTTTAGTGGGCAGTCCGAGCCTGCTGTGGACCAGCCTGACATCCCACAGGAGACATTACAATCTG TTGCCGGGTTCCAGCCCCAAGCACAAGTCATGCCTTCACCAGTGGCACATGAAGACGCGTCGGCCAGTGCAGGCTTCGGCCAGTCGGGCCAGTCCTTCTACAACACCAGGGCCGTGCCTCGAGGCGGCGCAAGGAACAGCAGAGGCGCCATCAACGGCTACAGAGGCTCCTCCAATGGATTTCGAG GGGGATATGAAGGTTACCGCCCTCCTTTTTCTAACCCTCCAAGCAGTGGTTATGGTCAAAACCAATTCAACACGGGGGCCCGAGACTACTCAACCAACAACTATCAGAGG GAGGGCTACCAACAAGGTTACAAACGGGGATCTGCCCAAGGACCTCGAGGATTGTCTCGAGGTAATGTTCAAGCAATGCGATCCTAA
- the LOC144017445 gene encoding caprin-1-like isoform X5 has protein sequence MPSAMVGNNGVQSAIPEVGNRSQSDAMKQVLGVLEKKVRNMEKKKSKLDDYQARKSKGESLNQDQLEALSKYQEILTNIEFARELQKSFLTLGQEIQKTLKKTARRQQLQREEMEQRRLKTVLELQFLLDQLGDDNVRKDVKRPDASGSSLLTDDDLSSLDEFYKLVGPDRNCDIRLTEQYEEASMHLWELLEGKDKPVAGTSYKSLKDIMDKLLQSGYFDRAPSGPNGTCEEEEEVVEEKQTTVEDSNAGEQPSEPEATVTENHPQPVQLETTEFVNRQFIPESTYSSPDTEHVEEWSVDVQMVNSLQQQPPAQLPPEPSAAVNHVSPSPLTDPVIRKQAVQDLMAQMQGTYNFMQDSVLDFDGQALDPAIVSAQPMKPVQTVDLQQLASHSESRLPPMSAVAGPKETSQVFNMSAPAPPAGQAAPRKPTQFPGGYGQSFSGQSEPAVDQPDIPQETLQSVVAGFQPQAQVMPSPVAHEDASASAGFGQSGQSFYNTRAVPRGGARNSRGAINGYRGSSNGFRGGYEGYRPPFSNPPSSGYGQNQFNTGARDYSTNNYQREGYQQGYKRGSAQGPRGLSRGNVQAMRS, from the exons ATGCCTTCAGCGATGGTTGGCAACAATGGTGTCCAGTCTGCCATTCCAGAGGTTGGAAACAGGAGTCAGTCTGATGCCATGAAGCAAGTTCTTGGTGTGCTCGAAAAGAAGGTTCGcaacatggagaaaaaaaag TCCAAACTGGATGACTACCAAGCAAGGAAGAGCAAAGGTGAAAGCCTGAATCAGGATCAGCTG GAGGCCTTATCAAAGTACCAGGAGATCCTCACCAATATAGAGTTTGCTAGAGAGCTGCAGAAGAGCtttctgacgcttggccaagaG ATTCAGAAGACGTTGAAGAAAACTGCAAGACGCCAACAGCTGCAGCGAGAGGAAATGGAGCAACGGCGACTGAAGACGGTTTTGGAGCTGCAATTTTTGTTGGACCAGTTGGGAGACGACAACGTCAGGAAGGATGTGAAGCGGCCTGATGCTTCGGGCTCCTCGTTGCTCACGGATGACGACCTTTCATCTCTCGACGAGTTCTACAAACTTGTCGGACCCGATCGCAACTGTGACATCAG GTTGACTGAACAATATGAAGAGGCCTCAATGCACTTGTGGGAACTGCTTGAGGGCAAGGACAAGCCTGTGGCAGGAACCTCAT ACAAGTCGCTGAAGGACATCATGGACAAGTTGCTACAGAGTGGCTACTTTGACAGAGCGCCAAGTGGTCCAAATGGAACAtgtgaggaggaagaggaggtggtAGAGGAGAAGCAAACGACAGTGGAGGATTCTAACGCGGGGGAGCAACCATCTGAACCTG AAGCAACAGTTACTGAAAATCATCCTCAGCCAGTGCAACTGGAAACCACAGAG tttgtaaatAGGCAGTTCATCCCGGAAAGCACTTACAGCAGTCCAGACACAGAGCATGTGGAGGAGTGGTCAGTGGACGTGCAG ATGGTGAATTCCCTCCAGCAGCAGCCCCCTGCCCAGCTGCCCCCAGAACCGAGCGCCGCTGTCAATCACGTCAGTCCATCTCCGTTGACTGACCCGGTCATCAGAAAGCAGGCGGTGCAAGACCTCATGGCCCAGATGCAAGGGacatataatttcatgcag GACTCCGTGTTGGATTTTGATGGCCAGGCCCTGGACCCGGCCATTGTGTCAGCCCAGCCCATGAAGCCCGTGCAGACTGTTGACCTCCAACAGTTAGCAT CTCACTCAGAGTCCAGACTTCCTCCGATGAGTGCGGTGGCAGGACCAAAGGAAACCTCACAA GTATTTAATATGAGCGCACCTGCGCCACCAGCCGGCCAAGCAGCCCCTCGAAAGCCGACCCAGTTTCCTGGAGGCTATGGACAGAGTTTTAGTGGGCAGTCCGAGCCTGCTGTGGACCAGCCTGACATCCCACAGGAGACATTACAATCTG TAGTTGCCGGGTTCCAGCCCCAAGCACAAGTCATGCCTTCACCAGTGGCACATGAAGACGCGTCGGCCAGTGCAGGCTTCGGCCAGTCGGGCCAGTCCTTCTACAACACCAGGGCCGTGCCTCGAGGCGGCGCAAGGAACAGCAGAGGCGCCATCAACGGCTACAGAGGCTCCTCCAATGGATTTCGAG GGGGATATGAAGGTTACCGCCCTCCTTTTTCTAACCCTCCAAGCAGTGGTTATGGTCAAAACCAATTCAACACGGGGGCCCGAGACTACTCAACCAACAACTATCAGAGG GAGGGCTACCAACAAGGTTACAAACGGGGATCTGCCCAAGGACCTCGAGGATTGTCTCGAGGTAATGTTCAAGCAATGCGATCCTAA
- the LOC144017445 gene encoding caprin-1-like isoform X4, with translation MPSAMVGNNGVQSAIPEVGNRSQSDAMKQVLGVLEKKVRNMEKKKSKLDDYQARKSKGESLNQDQLEALSKYQEILTNIEFARELQKSFLTLGQEIQKTLKKTARRQQLQREEMEQRRLKTVLELQFLLDQLGDDNVRKDVKRPDASGSSLLTDDDLSSLDEFYKLVGPDRNCDIRLTEQYEEASMHLWELLEGKDKPVAGTSYKSLKDIMDKLLQSGYFDRAPSGPNGTCEEEEEVVEEKQTTVEDSNAGEQPSEPEATVTENHPQPVQLETTEFVNRQFIPESTYSSPDTEHVEEWSVDVQMVNSLQQQPPAQLPPEPSAAVNHVSPSPLTDPVIRKQAVQDLMAQMQGTYNFMQDSVLDFDGQALDPAIVSAQPMKPVQTVDLQQLACASSHSESRLPPMSAVAGPKETSQVFNMSAPAPPAGQAAPRKPTQFPGGYGQSFSGQSEPAVDQPDIPQETLQSVVAGFQPQAQVMPSPVAHEDASASAGFGQSGQSFYNTRAVPRGGARNSRGAINGYRGSSNGFRGGYEGYRPPFSNPPSSGYGQNQFNTGARDYSTNNYQREGYQQGYKRGSAQGPRGLSRGNVQAMRS, from the exons ATGCCTTCAGCGATGGTTGGCAACAATGGTGTCCAGTCTGCCATTCCAGAGGTTGGAAACAGGAGTCAGTCTGATGCCATGAAGCAAGTTCTTGGTGTGCTCGAAAAGAAGGTTCGcaacatggagaaaaaaaag TCCAAACTGGATGACTACCAAGCAAGGAAGAGCAAAGGTGAAAGCCTGAATCAGGATCAGCTG GAGGCCTTATCAAAGTACCAGGAGATCCTCACCAATATAGAGTTTGCTAGAGAGCTGCAGAAGAGCtttctgacgcttggccaagaG ATTCAGAAGACGTTGAAGAAAACTGCAAGACGCCAACAGCTGCAGCGAGAGGAAATGGAGCAACGGCGACTGAAGACGGTTTTGGAGCTGCAATTTTTGTTGGACCAGTTGGGAGACGACAACGTCAGGAAGGATGTGAAGCGGCCTGATGCTTCGGGCTCCTCGTTGCTCACGGATGACGACCTTTCATCTCTCGACGAGTTCTACAAACTTGTCGGACCCGATCGCAACTGTGACATCAG GTTGACTGAACAATATGAAGAGGCCTCAATGCACTTGTGGGAACTGCTTGAGGGCAAGGACAAGCCTGTGGCAGGAACCTCAT ACAAGTCGCTGAAGGACATCATGGACAAGTTGCTACAGAGTGGCTACTTTGACAGAGCGCCAAGTGGTCCAAATGGAACAtgtgaggaggaagaggaggtggtAGAGGAGAAGCAAACGACAGTGGAGGATTCTAACGCGGGGGAGCAACCATCTGAACCTG AAGCAACAGTTACTGAAAATCATCCTCAGCCAGTGCAACTGGAAACCACAGAG tttgtaaatAGGCAGTTCATCCCGGAAAGCACTTACAGCAGTCCAGACACAGAGCATGTGGAGGAGTGGTCAGTGGACGTGCAG ATGGTGAATTCCCTCCAGCAGCAGCCCCCTGCCCAGCTGCCCCCAGAACCGAGCGCCGCTGTCAATCACGTCAGTCCATCTCCGTTGACTGACCCGGTCATCAGAAAGCAGGCGGTGCAAGACCTCATGGCCCAGATGCAAGGGacatataatttcatgcag GACTCCGTGTTGGATTTTGATGGCCAGGCCCTGGACCCGGCCATTGTGTCAGCCCAGCCCATGAAGCCCGTGCAGACTGTTGACCTCCAACAGTTAGCATGTGCGTCAT CTCACTCAGAGTCCAGACTTCCTCCGATGAGTGCGGTGGCAGGACCAAAGGAAACCTCACAA GTATTTAATATGAGCGCACCTGCGCCACCAGCCGGCCAAGCAGCCCCTCGAAAGCCGACCCAGTTTCCTGGAGGCTATGGACAGAGTTTTAGTGGGCAGTCCGAGCCTGCTGTGGACCAGCCTGACATCCCACAGGAGACATTACAATCTG TAGTTGCCGGGTTCCAGCCCCAAGCACAAGTCATGCCTTCACCAGTGGCACATGAAGACGCGTCGGCCAGTGCAGGCTTCGGCCAGTCGGGCCAGTCCTTCTACAACACCAGGGCCGTGCCTCGAGGCGGCGCAAGGAACAGCAGAGGCGCCATCAACGGCTACAGAGGCTCCTCCAATGGATTTCGAG GGGGATATGAAGGTTACCGCCCTCCTTTTTCTAACCCTCCAAGCAGTGGTTATGGTCAAAACCAATTCAACACGGGGGCCCGAGACTACTCAACCAACAACTATCAGAGG GAGGGCTACCAACAAGGTTACAAACGGGGATCTGCCCAAGGACCTCGAGGATTGTCTCGAGGTAATGTTCAAGCAATGCGATCCTAA
- the LOC144017445 gene encoding caprin-1-like isoform X3 gives MPSAMVGNNGVQSAIPEVGNRSQSDAMKQVLGVLEKKVRNMEKKKSKLDDYQARKSKGESLNQDQLEALSKYQEILTNIEFARELQKSFLTLGQEIQKTLKKTARRQQLQREEMEQRRLKTVLELQFLLDQLGDDNVRKDVKRPDASGSSLLTDDDLSSLDEFYKLVGPDRNCDIRLTEQYEEASMHLWELLEGKDKPVAGTSYKSLKDIMDKLLQSGYFDRAPSGPNGTCEEEEEVVEEKQTTVEDSNAGEQPSEPEATVTENHPQPVQLETTEFVNRQFIPESTYSSPDTEHVEEWSVDVQMVNSLQQQPPAQLPPEPSAAVNHVSPSPLTDPVIRKQAVQDLMAQMQGTYNFMQDSVLDFDGQALDPAIVSAQPMKPVQTVDLQQLASHSESRLPPMSAVAGPKETSQAAMSLSSEQSSASCSLSSAFPPASKPPHSGGINVNAAPFQSVQAVFNMSAPAPPAGQAAPRKPTQFPGGYGQSFSGQSEPAVDQPDIPQETLQSVVAGFQPQAQVMPSPVAHEDASASAGFGQSGQSFYNTRAVPRGGARNSRGAINGYRGSSNGFRGGYEGYRPPFSNPPSSGYGQNQFNTGARDYSTNNYQREGYQQGYKRGSAQGPRGLSRGNVQAMRS, from the exons ATGCCTTCAGCGATGGTTGGCAACAATGGTGTCCAGTCTGCCATTCCAGAGGTTGGAAACAGGAGTCAGTCTGATGCCATGAAGCAAGTTCTTGGTGTGCTCGAAAAGAAGGTTCGcaacatggagaaaaaaaag TCCAAACTGGATGACTACCAAGCAAGGAAGAGCAAAGGTGAAAGCCTGAATCAGGATCAGCTG GAGGCCTTATCAAAGTACCAGGAGATCCTCACCAATATAGAGTTTGCTAGAGAGCTGCAGAAGAGCtttctgacgcttggccaagaG ATTCAGAAGACGTTGAAGAAAACTGCAAGACGCCAACAGCTGCAGCGAGAGGAAATGGAGCAACGGCGACTGAAGACGGTTTTGGAGCTGCAATTTTTGTTGGACCAGTTGGGAGACGACAACGTCAGGAAGGATGTGAAGCGGCCTGATGCTTCGGGCTCCTCGTTGCTCACGGATGACGACCTTTCATCTCTCGACGAGTTCTACAAACTTGTCGGACCCGATCGCAACTGTGACATCAG GTTGACTGAACAATATGAAGAGGCCTCAATGCACTTGTGGGAACTGCTTGAGGGCAAGGACAAGCCTGTGGCAGGAACCTCAT ACAAGTCGCTGAAGGACATCATGGACAAGTTGCTACAGAGTGGCTACTTTGACAGAGCGCCAAGTGGTCCAAATGGAACAtgtgaggaggaagaggaggtggtAGAGGAGAAGCAAACGACAGTGGAGGATTCTAACGCGGGGGAGCAACCATCTGAACCTG AAGCAACAGTTACTGAAAATCATCCTCAGCCAGTGCAACTGGAAACCACAGAG tttgtaaatAGGCAGTTCATCCCGGAAAGCACTTACAGCAGTCCAGACACAGAGCATGTGGAGGAGTGGTCAGTGGACGTGCAG ATGGTGAATTCCCTCCAGCAGCAGCCCCCTGCCCAGCTGCCCCCAGAACCGAGCGCCGCTGTCAATCACGTCAGTCCATCTCCGTTGACTGACCCGGTCATCAGAAAGCAGGCGGTGCAAGACCTCATGGCCCAGATGCAAGGGacatataatttcatgcag GACTCCGTGTTGGATTTTGATGGCCAGGCCCTGGACCCGGCCATTGTGTCAGCCCAGCCCATGAAGCCCGTGCAGACTGTTGACCTCCAACAGTTAGCAT CTCACTCAGAGTCCAGACTTCCTCCGATGAGTGCGGTGGCAGGACCAAAGGAAACCTCACAA GCTGCCATGTCTCTGTCTTCTGAGCAGTCGTCTGCCTCTTGTTCCCTGTCCTCTGCCTTCCCACCTGCCTCCAAACCCCCCCACAGTGGTGGCATAAATGTCAATGCTGCGCCTTTCCAATCAGTGCAAGCG GTATTTAATATGAGCGCACCTGCGCCACCAGCCGGCCAAGCAGCCCCTCGAAAGCCGACCCAGTTTCCTGGAGGCTATGGACAGAGTTTTAGTGGGCAGTCCGAGCCTGCTGTGGACCAGCCTGACATCCCACAGGAGACATTACAATCTG TAGTTGCCGGGTTCCAGCCCCAAGCACAAGTCATGCCTTCACCAGTGGCACATGAAGACGCGTCGGCCAGTGCAGGCTTCGGCCAGTCGGGCCAGTCCTTCTACAACACCAGGGCCGTGCCTCGAGGCGGCGCAAGGAACAGCAGAGGCGCCATCAACGGCTACAGAGGCTCCTCCAATGGATTTCGAG GGGGATATGAAGGTTACCGCCCTCCTTTTTCTAACCCTCCAAGCAGTGGTTATGGTCAAAACCAATTCAACACGGGGGCCCGAGACTACTCAACCAACAACTATCAGAGG GAGGGCTACCAACAAGGTTACAAACGGGGATCTGCCCAAGGACCTCGAGGATTGTCTCGAGGTAATGTTCAAGCAATGCGATCCTAA